A window of Blastocatellia bacterium contains these coding sequences:
- a CDS encoding phosphoenolpyruvate carboxykinase (GTP) has protein sequence MGLTQNQTNFSPERKRMNHTDLNAWVDQAAALTTPDNIYWCDGSQQEYDRFIEQGLRDGTFLELNRQTYPNCYLHRSHPQDVARTEHLTFICTRHRDDAGPNNNWMDPAEAKERVGALFRGCMKGRTMYVIPYLMGPVGSPYSRVGVQATDSLYVAASMHIMTRVGKPALDHLKQTNNFVPGLHSVGDLSPERRYILHFPEEQLIWSYGSGYGGNALLGKKCFSLRIASWLARQEGWMAEHMLIIGFEEPSGEITYVAAAFPSASGKTNFALMLPALAGYKVWTVGDDIAWMFIDEEGQLRAINPEAGMFGVAPGTGPHTNPVALEMLKKNSLFTNVGLTPTKEPWWEGIGTEPMEGLVNWKGEPWKPEGEPVAHPNSRFTTPLRQCPIISPHWEDPKGVPISAIIFGSRRSAVVPLVMQALSWQHGVFMGSGMGAETTAAAVGRVGVKRRDPMAMLPFCGYHMGDYFRHWLEMGKRLKKPPLIFRVNWFRKDAEGDFLWPGFGENARVLKWIVDRVRGKGEAKETPIGLLPTPDAIDVSDLPLKPGAMQELTSVDVPGWLNAVRELEEFYSQFGERLPQEITNELKQLEARLQAM, from the coding sequence ATGGGATTGACACAGAATCAAACCAATTTTAGTCCTGAGAGGAAACGTATGAACCACACAGACCTGAATGCATGGGTTGATCAGGCAGCAGCACTGACCACACCCGACAACATTTACTGGTGCGATGGGTCGCAACAGGAATATGACCGCTTTATCGAACAGGGGTTGCGAGACGGAACATTCCTGGAGCTAAACCGGCAAACGTATCCCAACTGCTACCTGCACCGCAGCCACCCACAGGATGTAGCTCGAACCGAGCATCTGACGTTCATTTGCACGCGCCATCGCGATGATGCAGGCCCAAACAACAACTGGATGGACCCCGCCGAAGCCAAAGAGAGAGTGGGAGCGCTGTTCCGCGGCTGCATGAAGGGACGAACAATGTATGTCATTCCCTACTTGATGGGACCGGTTGGTTCGCCTTACAGTCGCGTCGGTGTGCAGGCAACCGATAGCCTCTATGTCGCCGCCAGCATGCATATCATGACACGGGTGGGAAAGCCTGCATTGGACCACCTGAAGCAGACCAACAACTTTGTGCCGGGGTTACACTCCGTTGGCGACCTGTCGCCGGAGCGCCGGTACATCCTTCATTTTCCTGAAGAGCAATTGATTTGGAGCTACGGCTCGGGTTACGGAGGCAATGCGCTGCTCGGAAAGAAATGCTTCTCACTGCGCATCGCCAGTTGGCTCGCGCGACAGGAAGGATGGATGGCCGAGCACATGCTGATTATCGGGTTTGAAGAACCGAGCGGCGAGATCACCTACGTGGCTGCTGCATTTCCGAGCGCCTCGGGCAAGACCAATTTCGCGCTTATGCTCCCTGCGTTGGCGGGCTATAAAGTCTGGACGGTCGGCGATGACATCGCCTGGATGTTCATTGACGAGGAAGGACAATTGCGAGCGATCAATCCCGAAGCCGGCATGTTCGGCGTCGCTCCCGGCACCGGACCGCACACCAATCCGGTCGCGCTGGAGATGCTCAAGAAGAACTCGCTGTTCACCAACGTCGGTCTAACCCCGACGAAGGAACCGTGGTGGGAAGGCATCGGGACAGAGCCGATGGAAGGACTGGTCAACTGGAAAGGAGAACCATGGAAACCCGAAGGCGAGCCGGTCGCTCATCCAAACTCGCGGTTCACCACGCCGCTCCGTCAATGCCCGATCATCTCGCCGCACTGGGAAGACCCCAAGGGCGTCCCGATTTCGGCCATCATCTTTGGCAGCCGGCGCTCAGCCGTCGTGCCACTGGTGATGCAGGCGCTCTCCTGGCAACATGGAGTCTTTATGGGCTCCGGCATGGGCGCCGAGACGACCGCAGCAGCCGTCGGCCGTGTGGGCGTCAAGCGGCGTGACCCGATGGCCATGCTTCCCTTCTGCGGCTATCACATGGGCGACTACTTCCGCCACTGGCTTGAGATGGGAAAGCGCCTCAAGAAGCCCCCGCTCATCTTTCGCGTCAATTGGTTCCGAAAGGATGCTGAAGGCGACTTTCTCTGGCCCGGATTCGGAGAAAATGCCCGCGTGCTGAAATGGATCGTAGACCGCGTACGCGGTAAGGGCGAAGCGAAGGAAACACCCATTGGCCTCTTGCCAACGCCTGACGCTATTGATGTAAGCGACCTTCCACTGAAACCGGGAGCAATGCAAGAGCTCACCTCAGTGGATGTGCCGGGCTGGCTCAATGCTGTCCGTGAGCTGGAAGAATTCTATAGCCAGTTCGGCGAGCGACTCCCACAGGAAATCACGAATGAACTGAAACAACTCGAAGCGCGGTTGCAGGCGATGTAG
- a CDS encoding FAD-binding protein yields MPYPECMHASLLAVEATRARRLKETMPRMSLAAKQQVLESFHPDYRAESFRPLAVGPNRGDRVPHELADLLEARSRIDPAMFDVTRIDYDTDVLILGGGGAGTAAALTAAEQGVRVLLATKLRWGDSNTIMAQGGIQAADKENDSPAQHYLDLVGGGGFVNIPELARALVTDAPAIIRWLEELGVMFDKEPDGTMRTVHGGGTSRRRMHSCRDYTGMEIMRVLRDEARNRGIQVLEFSPAVELLLDESGQCAGAILCDLETEEFFVVRARSTIIATGGMGRLHVQGFPTTNHYGATADGIVLAYRAGARLVFMDTVQYHPTGVAYPEQILGQLVTEKVRGLGAQLLNVEGEQFVNELETRDLVSAAIIRECTQRNRGVVTPTGMLGVWLDTPMIDIKRGPGTTARALPAMVRQYKRYGIDITSEPILVYPTQHYQNGGILINERAETSIPGLYVAGEASGGVHGRNRLMGNSLLDILVFGRRAGQTAARAALQTRLGALTLRHVEQYHHALAATGSLNGLIAPMILPDYTSPASKIRRQGGIPIG; encoded by the coding sequence ATGCCATATCCGGAATGTATGCACGCTTCGCTTCTTGCAGTCGAGGCCACGCGCGCTCGCCGATTGAAAGAGACCATGCCCCGCATGTCGCTCGCTGCAAAACAGCAGGTGCTGGAGTCGTTTCATCCCGACTATCGAGCTGAGAGCTTTCGGCCACTGGCCGTTGGGCCGAATAGAGGTGACCGCGTCCCTCACGAGCTGGCCGACCTGCTAGAAGCTCGCAGCCGCATTGATCCGGCCATGTTCGATGTGACCCGCATTGACTACGATACTGACGTGTTGATTCTGGGCGGCGGGGGCGCAGGGACAGCAGCCGCATTGACAGCCGCGGAGCAAGGCGTCCGCGTGTTGCTCGCCACCAAATTGCGCTGGGGCGATTCCAACACCATCATGGCGCAAGGCGGCATCCAGGCCGCAGACAAGGAGAATGACTCGCCCGCTCAACATTACCTGGACCTTGTCGGTGGAGGCGGCTTTGTGAATATCCCGGAATTGGCCCGCGCATTAGTGACAGACGCGCCGGCTATCATCCGCTGGCTCGAGGAGCTCGGCGTCATGTTCGATAAGGAGCCGGATGGAACGATGCGCACCGTACATGGCGGCGGCACGTCGCGCCGACGGATGCATTCGTGTCGTGACTATACCGGCATGGAAATCATGCGCGTGCTGCGCGACGAGGCTCGCAATCGCGGCATCCAGGTCCTGGAATTTTCTCCAGCCGTCGAATTGCTGCTGGACGAGTCCGGCCAGTGCGCCGGCGCGATCTTGTGTGATCTGGAGACGGAAGAATTCTTTGTCGTGCGCGCGCGCTCGACCATCATCGCCACCGGCGGCATGGGACGATTGCACGTGCAGGGATTCCCCACGACCAATCATTACGGCGCCACAGCCGACGGCATCGTACTGGCATACCGAGCAGGCGCCCGACTCGTCTTTATGGACACGGTTCAGTACCATCCCACCGGCGTGGCCTATCCCGAACAGATTCTCGGTCAACTAGTGACCGAAAAAGTGCGTGGCTTAGGCGCTCAGTTGCTCAACGTCGAAGGCGAGCAGTTCGTCAACGAATTAGAGACGCGCGATCTGGTCTCAGCCGCCATCATCCGGGAATGCACTCAGCGCAATCGTGGCGTCGTCACACCCACCGGCATGCTCGGCGTCTGGCTCGATACGCCGATGATTGACATCAAACGCGGACCCGGAACGACAGCGCGAGCGCTGCCCGCGATGGTGCGACAGTACAAACGCTACGGCATTGACATCACCAGCGAGCCGATCCTTGTCTATCCTACACAGCATTATCAAAATGGGGGCATCCTGATCAATGAACGAGCTGAGACCAGTATCCCAGGTCTCTATGTGGCTGGTGAAGCCAGCGGCGGCGTGCACGGGCGAAACCGTCTGATGGGAAATTCCTTGCTCGACATCCTTGTGTTTGGCCGTCGCGCCGGGCAAACGGCCGCGCGCGCCGCTCTGCAGACCAGACTCGGAGCGCTGACGCTGAGGCACGTTGAGCAATACCATCACGCGCTGGCTGCCACCGGCAGCCTCAACGGGTTGATCGCCCCGATGATTCTCCCGGATTATACTTCGCCGGCGAGCAAGATTCGGCGCCAGGGCGGGATACCGATCGGTTGA
- a CDS encoding 4Fe-4S dicluster domain-containing protein: METLVEVLEKQSELNEAVQPRLISISIAGKRYAVPEGLTILKALEYAGYRLVRGVGCRGGFCGACATVYRVADDYRLKIGLACQTMIEENMYLTQIPFYPAQKATYDLRALRPAGDVFIRFYPEILRCLQCNTCRKVCPQDLDVMRYIAAAQRGEVDRVADLSFDCLQCGLCASRCPAEIAHYHVAQLGRRLYGRYRQPLAAHLSRRLAEITEGQFDDELSRLQRMSRQELESLYAQREIEPEETTPAKKDED, translated from the coding sequence ATGGAAACACTCGTTGAAGTGCTCGAAAAACAGAGCGAATTGAATGAAGCGGTGCAGCCTCGCCTGATCAGCATCTCGATTGCCGGCAAGCGCTACGCCGTGCCGGAAGGGCTGACAATCCTGAAGGCGCTGGAGTATGCCGGCTACCGACTCGTGCGCGGCGTTGGCTGTCGTGGGGGCTTCTGCGGCGCATGCGCCACGGTCTACCGGGTCGCTGACGATTACCGTCTGAAGATCGGCTTGGCCTGCCAGACGATGATCGAAGAGAATATGTACCTGACGCAGATTCCCTTCTATCCCGCGCAAAAGGCGACATACGACCTGCGGGCGCTGCGCCCTGCTGGCGACGTGTTCATCCGTTTTTATCCGGAAATCCTCCGCTGCTTACAGTGCAACACCTGTCGAAAAGTTTGTCCCCAAGACCTTGACGTCATGCGCTACATCGCCGCCGCGCAGCGGGGCGAGGTAGACCGCGTCGCCGATCTGTCGTTCGATTGTTTACAGTGCGGCCTGTGCGCGAGCCGTTGTCCGGCAGAGATCGCCCACTACCACGTGGCGCAGTTGGGAAGGCGCTTGTACGGACGGTATCGGCAGCCACTGGCGGCGCATCTGAGCCGACGTTTGGCAGAAATCACCGAGGGGCAGTTCGATGATGAACTGTCCAGATTGCAGCGCATGAGCCGACAGGAGTTGGAGTCGCTCTACGCGCAGCGCGAGATTGAGCCGGAAGAAACCACGCCGGCAAAGAAAGACGAAGATTAA
- a CDS encoding MTH1187 family thiamine-binding protein, with the protein MKVIADFSLIPLGVGISLSPYIAECEKILKESGLKIHLHAHGTNIEGEWDEVMAAIRQCHEVIHQRGVPRISSFVKIGTRVDRDQTMEDKVRSVEEKLSG; encoded by the coding sequence ATGAAGGTGATCGCTGACTTTTCATTGATTCCGCTCGGTGTTGGCATTTCGCTTTCACCATACATCGCCGAGTGCGAGAAGATTCTCAAAGAAAGCGGATTGAAGATTCATCTGCATGCGCATGGAACCAATATTGAAGGCGAATGGGATGAGGTCATGGCGGCCATTCGGCAGTGTCACGAAGTGATCCATCAGCGCGGCGTGCCGCGCATCTCCAGTTTTGTGAAGATCGGAACCCGTGTTGATCGCGATCAAACGATGGAAGACAAAGTGCGCAGTGTCGAAGAAAAATTATCAGGATGA
- a CDS encoding CoB--CoM heterodisulfide reductase iron-sulfur subunit B family protein, whose product MKLLYYPGCTLRTVAQTFDLSAKAVAAALDIELVELTDFTCCGGLFPQTTDNLMSLLAPARVLVHAQRTDPAQRLMTLCTFCYNTLKRTHYTLAQDAQKRAIVSEYLEEPYRAEVRVVHLLEVLRDDIGYEAISQKIAANGAVQALQGARVAPYYGCLLLRPSDEIGMDDPEQPTILEDLLHTLGCTVVDFPWKTECCGSFLSVSKPELARQCSQTIVQRATQLGAEMLVTTCPLCSYNIAYMGPNHTAMTVAYFTQLLGLALGLDQDQLGLRTDALHQQMTSQWKGGAI is encoded by the coding sequence ATGAAACTGCTCTACTATCCAGGTTGCACGTTGCGCACGGTCGCCCAGACGTTCGACCTCTCGGCCAAAGCGGTGGCCGCTGCGCTGGATATTGAACTGGTGGAGCTGACCGATTTCACCTGCTGTGGCGGCCTATTCCCGCAGACGACCGACAACCTTATGTCTTTGCTTGCGCCGGCGCGCGTGCTGGTACACGCGCAACGCACCGATCCTGCACAGCGCCTGATGACGCTCTGCACGTTCTGCTACAACACGCTCAAGCGCACCCATTACACGCTGGCGCAGGATGCCCAAAAACGCGCCATCGTCTCCGAATATCTGGAAGAACCCTATCGAGCTGAGGTCCGGGTGGTGCATCTGCTGGAGGTGCTGCGAGACGACATCGGCTATGAAGCGATCAGTCAGAAAATCGCGGCCAACGGCGCTGTGCAGGCCCTTCAGGGCGCGCGCGTCGCTCCGTATTACGGTTGCTTGTTACTGCGACCTTCAGACGAAATCGGCATGGACGACCCGGAACAGCCCACCATCTTGGAGGACCTGCTGCACACGCTCGGCTGCACCGTAGTGGACTTTCCCTGGAAGACTGAGTGCTGCGGCTCGTTTCTCTCGGTCAGCAAGCCGGAACTGGCGCGTCAATGTTCACAAACGATTGTTCAGCGGGCGACCCAGCTTGGAGCCGAGATGCTTGTGACAACCTGTCCGCTTTGCTCCTACAACATCGCCTATATGGGACCGAATCATACGGCGATGACGGTCGCGTACTTTACCCAGCTTCTGGGCTTGGCGCTGGGGCTCGATCAGGACCAACTCGGCTTGCGCACGGACGCGCTTCACCAACAGATGACCTCACAATGGAAAGGAGGAGCAATATGA
- a CDS encoding 4Fe-4S dicluster domain-containing protein: MRALIHKNNMQEKDLLREVEELSGQNLYACYQCGKCTAGCPLAFSMDILPHTIIRLMQLGQLEPVLSSNTPWHCAACLTCSSRCPKGVDLARVMEALRALLIRAGYAPIQVFRLPAELAAQLPQQAAVSALRKHSG, from the coding sequence ATGCGCGCGCTCATTCACAAAAACAACATGCAGGAGAAGGACCTGCTTCGTGAAGTCGAAGAACTGAGCGGCCAGAACCTTTATGCCTGCTACCAGTGTGGCAAGTGCACGGCGGGCTGTCCGCTTGCGTTTTCGATGGACATTCTGCCACATACGATCATTCGATTGATGCAGCTTGGTCAACTGGAACCCGTGCTCAGCAGCAATACGCCTTGGCACTGCGCGGCGTGTCTGACATGCTCTTCACGCTGTCCGAAGGGGGTTGATCTGGCGCGTGTGATGGAAGCATTACGCGCGCTGCTGATTCGCGCGGGATACGCGCCGATTCAGGTCTTTCGCTTGCCAGCGGAACTGGCGGCTCAGTTGCCACAGCAAGCAGCCGTCAGCGCGTTGAGAAAACATTCGGGGTGA
- a CDS encoding 2-oxoacid:acceptor oxidoreductase family protein has product MRMPELLQIRISGFGGQGVVMMGYVLGKAASIFEQKNATLSQSYGPESRGGASACDVLISPDEIDYPKVTEPDVLVVLSQDAYNTYGRKRPQHCTFIIEEELVELSDEDKQQTVYAIPATRMAEELGKKIVANMVMLGFVAAITSCVGKEALKHAIATTVPKGTEQLNLKAFEAGYQFGVSVQEMDSVTLAVR; this is encoded by the coding sequence ATGAGAATGCCTGAGCTGCTTCAGATACGCATCAGTGGATTCGGCGGTCAGGGTGTCGTGATGATGGGATACGTGCTCGGAAAAGCCGCCTCCATTTTCGAGCAGAAAAACGCCACGCTCTCCCAATCGTATGGGCCGGAATCGCGCGGCGGCGCGAGCGCCTGCGACGTGCTCATCTCGCCTGATGAAATTGATTATCCAAAGGTCACTGAGCCGGACGTTTTAGTCGTGCTCTCGCAAGACGCCTATAATACCTACGGACGAAAGCGCCCGCAGCATTGCACGTTTATTATTGAGGAAGAGCTGGTCGAACTCAGCGACGAGGACAAACAGCAGACCGTCTACGCCATTCCGGCCACGCGGATGGCCGAAGAATTAGGCAAAAAGATCGTTGCTAACATGGTGATGTTAGGATTCGTAGCAGCCATCACTTCGTGCGTGGGCAAAGAGGCGCTCAAGCACGCAATTGCCACAACCGTGCCTAAGGGGACGGAGCAGCTCAATCTCAAAGCATTCGAAGCCGGCTATCAGTTCGGCGTTTCGGTTCAAGAGATGGACTCCGTCACCCTTGCCGTGAGGTAA
- a CDS encoding thiamine pyrophosphate-dependent enzyme: protein MPMVREERSIEFIEEERYEDVLEQLVHPAEWALRVDRIPHIWCSGCGIGTALVAFIEALKELQIDLHKLCVVSGIGCTGRVAGYMHCNSFHTTHGRAIPFAIGLHLVNPELKVVVFSGDGDIVAIGGNHFIHAARRNVDITVICVNNFNYGMTGGQSGPTTHMGGKTTTTPYGNVEYGFNLPLLAAASGATYVARWTTLDPRRLRHSMVEALNKRGFSFVEVISPCPTNYGRRNKIGEAIEEMRYYRENTVIKHNASFDETELRLGGPIVCGRFVDKEKPTFLDLVRAEIDRKAQQE from the coding sequence ATGCCAATGGTACGCGAGGAACGCTCGATAGAATTCATCGAGGAAGAACGGTACGAGGATGTGCTGGAACAGCTCGTTCACCCGGCAGAATGGGCGCTGCGCGTTGATCGTATTCCGCACATTTGGTGTTCAGGCTGCGGAATCGGAACGGCTTTGGTTGCCTTCATCGAAGCATTGAAAGAGCTGCAGATTGATCTGCATAAGCTCTGCGTCGTCTCCGGCATTGGCTGCACCGGGCGTGTGGCCGGCTATATGCACTGTAACAGCTTCCACACGACACATGGTCGCGCCATTCCATTTGCCATCGGGTTGCATCTTGTCAACCCGGAGTTGAAGGTCGTGGTCTTCAGCGGAGACGGCGATATTGTGGCCATCGGCGGCAACCATTTCATCCATGCTGCGCGGCGCAATGTGGACATCACGGTGATCTGTGTGAACAACTTCAACTACGGCATGACCGGTGGACAGAGCGGCCCGACGACTCACATGGGCGGAAAGACCACAACCACGCCTTACGGGAATGTTGAGTACGGGTTCAATCTGCCGCTGCTGGCGGCAGCCAGCGGAGCCACCTATGTCGCCCGCTGGACAACGCTGGACCCACGACGACTCCGACACTCGATGGTCGAAGCGCTCAACAAGCGAGGTTTCTCGTTCGTGGAAGTGATCTCGCCGTGCCCAACCAATTACGGCAGGCGAAACAAAATCGGCGAAGCGATCGAGGAGATGCGCTACTACCGGGAAAACACCGTTATCAAACATAATGCCTCGTTTGACGAAACAGAACTGAGGCTGGGCGGTCCCATTGTGTGTGGGAGGTTCGTTGATAAGGAAAAGCCTACGTTCCTTGATCTGGTGCGGGCCGAAATTGATCGAAAGGCTCAACAGGAGTGA